CTCAACTGAAATGAAAAACCCCACCCACCGCCAAAGTAGTTTCCGTCACACAGCTCTATCTTGAAGGTGTCAGTGGCCACAAGGACCTGGCCGTGCTCGATGAAGAACATGCGGTCGCCCGGGGCGTTTTGATGCACGATGACATCCCCCTTCAGGAACACCTCGTAGTGTAGCTCCAGCAGGATGGCGTTGATGAAGCTGGAGTCACGGTCCTGGAACATTGGCGTGCACTCCAGCATACTGGCACACAGGACATTCAGAATCTCCTGCAGCCAATGAGGAGGTAGATAGAAGCAAAACTCTCTGATCAGTGGACTAGTGGTATTTACTTAAGGAGTATGACATTGTAATGTTTGTAGTTCAAGCGGACTGGACTGGATCAACATGCGTACAGAGCAAATGCTGAGCTATCTTTTTGAGGTTGACTTTCTCAAAATTTCACTACATCTAAGCTCTCACAATATAATGGCCATATTTTTTGTCTTTAAcaaccactactactactactacatactactactacatagacaacaataataataataataataataataatagaacacagaaaaaaacagtaaaagtTTTCCTGGTACCTCTTTTAAAGATTTGGAGAGCAAACTGAGAATTTCCCTTTCATCAAACCACTTCCCGCCATAGCGCGCTTGGTAGTAGTCATGCATGCGTTTACGTAGATCTCTTGGTAGTTTCCTGTAGGTCATGTAGTCGTCCAGATGATTCAGCtgaaaaacattttatgtaTGGCATTGCATTcaagcagtgtttcccctacaatgtattcatcagctGCGCAGCGGCGCTCttggaattcaagcgccactgcaaaaaaagttgcctaattaaaaaaataaaaaaaacacgcaagtgaacttcaggaacagctgccgttcgttcaggtttgatgtcaacaaataatagtaggctaacgttgaaggcgcagtcagggattccacaggagatcatgcttgtttgtgtttatgtttaagtttattagcagatgcaattttgtgcaaaaaaacgtagcctacattatgttaaccaaggaaccaaattaaacacgccagcgaggtagctcgtccctaccttcagtagcctattcccagataaattccacgcattgcttcgtttttgtttgtgatacaggcaatgctttcaagccctgtgttgctaaaatacctaggctgtgaaactaaagtctagctagcctattggtgggtttaattgaatttgagtaataggatacgcaaccatttacatctggagatagtttgtaattcctgtagagctcaccaaagctttttgagcatttattttaccaaatgacatggaaaacataattcatttcatccacatattcttatgcaccatgcacaacaacgctactaaattagcttaaaaccgtgagaatcaagcaagccCCACGGGCCGTCACagccttaaagtgacaggcactcaattcgacttgcatagcaccaatacagtgtaatgacatgaaagagaagtctatatagtttatacagtgctgtgcaaaagtcaataaaaaaaaaaataggacatcaattatttttgaatgcatcatgtatcataaataattctaaatagtaatagtttgtacagtggcctacagtgtacagttgtacagtggctaattactaataatgtaaatgaaaaaggtgaaagaaaaacatgaataatcctgttcaagtactgcaataatcatgctttgtaaatgcttgtgttgatggttatgtcataatttgtaacacTCAATCTGaaaaaatccaccagaagtcaccatttaaggagtcattttttttttacattttcttttttttgggggggggggttcctacgatcaacagcaccgctgctggaaaaatttctaggggaaacactgtcaAGTAACATCATGTAGCCTAGATGAACCCAGACGAACCTGTTTCAttcaacacaaccaatggctgGGCTGATTTATGCCTCTCCAGGCCCACTCGCAATCTCAAGTGAGATTTGAGAAGCAGTCTGGTTTTAACCAAGCTAAAAATCATGATATTCACACAGAAAGTAGTATGATAAAAGAATATGCGGAAAATATAGCTCTTATGATTGCTGTTGCACAGGCAGAGGGTGAATAAAGATGTTtaatatggcaaaaaaaaaaattctggatcattgtaaaaaaataaacttaATCCACTACCTTGTTTTTATAGACTTTGGAGGGTGCATCCACATTGGACATCATGGCAGCAGCATTAGCAACCATAATAGCGTACATCAGTGCCCCAGATACCATGCTGGTCATGACAATCCACAGTTCCACCTCATCTAAAACAATAGGAATACATCATGCACATTCAGcgctggaaaaaattaagagaccactgcacatttttctgatgtcatcctacggttgctgagtgacattaaaatgagttgacggtcatatttaAATTTGCAGTGgcctcttaattttgaatataacCGCCAACTCATTTGAAAGTCACTCGGCAACCGTAGGATGAAAAATATGCAGTCTCTGAATTTTTTGTagagctgtatatatatatatatatatatatatatatatatatatatatatatacatatacatagtaACCTTCTAGCTATGATGCATCATTAACAGTATTTTTAACATTTTGGAAAACAAACTACTGTAGTGCTCTTTGGTGTTTGGTGATGAACCTACTAGTTGGAGGGTTTTCAGAGCCGTAGGATATCCCAATCATGTGAGAAAGGGCTCGAAAGATTCCAAAAGTGTACTTCTCTGTTGACGTAGAATTCTGCAagatgtaaaaaaaagaaaaataatgtcTAACATCCATACATACCCAAAATTAAGTTCCTTGCTTTTCGTACAATAAAATATAGGCAACCAAGCAACAGTGTTTCATTCAAGTAAATATGCCATAGTAACAATTTACCATGAGGTCTTCGTGTTTAACCCAGCAGTCTGGTGGGAAGTTTGCCAGCAAAGGCACAAAGTACTGAATGCAACCATTCCAGTGGCACAGAATAAACATCATCATGAATAAACCAATGACTCTTAAGAAGATACGGACACCTTCCAGATTTGCATTAGACAtctgagaaaaggaaagagagtaAAACATGAAAAGTTATACCGAAATGATGGGCCCTGTAGATGGAAACAGAGAGAACATCTGAAAGAAAGCACCACACTGTTCCAGATATGTACCTGTTCCAACTCACTGAAGAATCTCACTAGCCGTGACACACGAAGGAGACGAACCAGACTAAGAATTCTTGCAAACATAAGAATCCGCATAATTTTGGCACCTTGCAGTGATTTTGTGTCCTTGTCATTCCAGTGCTCCTAGAAGAGGTTGTATTTTCTGTCACAATTCAACCAATAGTTTGACATTTCAGACATAATTTGAGAATAGTAATGAGTTAATTTACTGCAATGGCAATGATGAAGTCAACAGGGAATGAAGCTATTGCATCTGGAATAAACCAAGTCTTCAAATAATTCTTGGCAATAACCTTTACATCAATGATTGCTATCTGAAAAAGAAGGCCAATAAATTGTTTGTTAATATGCTGTCCACACTGCACAACAATAaggggtttgcacggacgtcacgttctggccggtaaccagggtaacccagcacgcgcgGCCATGTTGGCGGtactcagtgaatgaagtacaatggagtattatgcactttggatatcttatgtgattgtagccgtgtctaaacaacagaaaagctcatcaaaatgcatCTAAGATacaaaggcatatagggcaggacttggaccacaaaAAAGGTGCCTCctttcctctgataacttctcgCATTATtctcatggacggattatgaactttcgggcccctgggcccagatgtattaagggccccccactaattgtcgcatatgtgggagggggggtttgggggtcctctcccagaaatgttttaatttgtttgatgtgatttcctatattctggtgcattttggggatggtcaatactttaattcaatcagattaatagcctacatcctgatttgttgatattgaggcagtgattccatgcaaaggcttgggcttcagggccccctgaccccttgggcctgggcccggtaggcccgtgcagtaatccatccctgattaTTCTCCCTGgattttaataacttttgggaGTCGATAATactccagatgtttttctcggtctgacctattggtacaacctaaaacaggCACTAATTAGACATTTTTATTGATGACGTTCGGAATATACTTCAGTGCCTATGCTTTCTTATCCTCCTGGGaaccaagaaaaaaaagtgtccaacaatttcttttttttcttttttatttcctttctatttaggattaaaaaaaaacatcttacaaatgttttttatttttttttattttattttaaattttatagCATGTCCCCTGTGGTGGACAAAAGGACCGTTTTACTATGAAAAGGTAGCCatgaaaatagacaaaaatggacaaattatgcttttagtggtattaaattaagggtaaacttaaccaaatataagggaaaatgttatttatccttctagactactttatttgcctttttggacagttgtatttcttttttctggattgttaatttcattttcatgtttttctttcatctgcgataattcattttttagtcttactcttcctcgctatcttcttgaggcacaggttcatagtcctcatctctgtttcactcactcatcaccTGAGAGCTCCAAATCTGACCCCCCCTCATTCATCCTATACAAATGATCTCCTAAATTTCCTggtgtccattataatggacattcataaagtcactattatttcaaaatgtaaataacttaacttctttcaaaattaatcatatgattcctgacattttcattaacaaGACCATATTGCCAGCATAATGAATGCTTAATAAGAAGACACTATTTGACTTaatctctcctccttccataaaatgtgcttgttttgatgtcaaccatttttgagaaccaggaagaggaggttcccagcaacccagccaatcacatgatatatcattagaaagccCAGGATGTCCTCTTTAAAAGACCACAGGAATTGATAGAATAGCTCAAAGGGGTAAAGGGGTATGCTTCTAGAACTTATGTCCACTACAGAGGACATAGGTCTATGGATTGGTTCTCAGGAGGTTATGGTGCGAGTACGCCAATACGGCGACGTCcgatctgatgacacgccgtgcaaaccccttaTATGTGAAGAAAATGCGGTTAAACAAAAGTGCAACTATTTGTCCTAAATAAGATGCCTTGAGTTGTTTCTTTAGCTGACAATAAGGATAGTGGATAAAATTGGGTAACAATTTCCTAGTGAAAGTATACAAAGGTACACAAACGTATACTTCCACATTTTACTAAACCATAACAATAAAATATAAGTCATACCATTCATACCTCATTGCTATCTGAGAGAATACCCATTCTAAAGTTCAGGTAAATATCCAGAAGAAACAATAAGTCCGAAAACACATTGAACAATTTCCAGAGTGTCCGAGCTGCTCCGACAACCTCCTCAGAATAGGCTATTTCCATTGGAATTGACAAAAGGTTTAAAAAAGTCAATATGACCATGACCAGGACATAATTGTGCCTGCAATGTAGATACAAAGTAATCACTACATGTTATGTTGTTTTATGGACACTGCTTATCTTGAAAAAGGTTAGGTAAATTGAAGACTTAATGTACAGCCCTGGGTAGTCCTGTTTAGATTGAATTtgagttaacgttaacgttagttaaTGTTGGCTAACTTGTTTTTGTCATGCTAACTTAAAAATACTTCATATTTTGTATGATATTTCAGAAGTTGCAAGATGAttaaatatttattatttattttttcaatgcCGTGTCTATCTAGTTAATAATTATCTAGTAGATAATGTTAGATCGATTTCTTCAGAAAACATAAAGCTAACTTCTATACTAGCATCAAACAGTTAGATCAAAGATTGTTAATCTTTGGTTagatgctaacgttaatgttaattTGAACTCACCTTATTGAACTAAGGGGATGTATTACAAATACCCCTGCTTGCCGTTGACGATCACATTCCGCATTAAAGGCAATTTCGCTTCCAAAAATGTATGAAGACTGTTTGTTGAACTTTGGAAGAAACAGTTCAAACAGATGAGATTTGACGCGACCACATCTGCTGTAAGGTTTATCTTCAATTTCAACTTCAATGTCGTTGCCAGCATTTTCCATTGTATCGTTAGCACGTCGGTGAGAGACCGTTGAACTCTGTTTTTCATCAGTTTTCATCACAAAATTTGTGATAAAAAAGCGATGACAGGTAAGGGATTATTCAGCTTTGAAAGCTTTACAACAAAATTTTGCCACCACTGTTTCACTGACTTCAGCTAGATGTAGAAGCTAATGTTAATGGTGTTAACATGTTTAGCATCTGTATGTTCCAGTTGGCTAGGGACCTGTGGACCAAAGGAGGGCTCTAGAATCTTGTCCCTCACGCTCACCAGAGTTTCTGTTGCTTCAAACCCATGAGCCACAGGCCCAAAAAGGGGCgtgtcactaccacttgggggggggggggggggtaattctCATAagagcaaaatcacataatgagtcaaaatatgtatgccaacatcaaacaccacatatcCATCAGTAATAATAaggtttggattattttctgggctcttatgagtgttttaacaaaaaaagccaataggcggaatttcctttttttcaaatcagaggtcaactttgaaggcctgtacagccacaaagctacaagatccaacttgctatcatactgtaccattttatactccagagatatacacgggtttcccgtttaccaacaaaactagatgcgctcgcagccgtgaggcagaagacgcttggtggccgtccacaatgttataaacttaacctaaatagtctgGTGCTGTAaactacaatcggatttttttgtaaccctgttgtctcaatgataataacatctcatttcagactatatttcaaagtttgacgttcatttggattattaatataacatcgtattttgtcatttttggcaaagacatgcattccgttagggatattgaacatatttagcattctctaaccatcgtgatttcgaattggtgcagttttcagcacaaaaactcttattcttttgctcttttgctgttctatggtgctttctgcctcttggttgcgcacgcatgtttcgtgacgttccatagaaatccatgtatgtagctttcagaaaaatatagtgagaatttgcccccccaagtggtagtggCTCATGGACTAATAGTTCAAAACCCATATGACACCAGTCAACATCTTTATAAGCCTCCAACTACTCCTCCTCCTTACCTCTACCACCTATCTATTATTGTTTACTTATTAATGTTTgggtgttattgttattatgatATGCTAATAATTCTTCTGACAGCTGTTGCAAAGCAGCATCATAGGAAGTCAGACGTGTGTCAACGATTCCTGAGACACTGAAAGGCTGCAAGACAGGGTCATGGTTAGGCCTGCTAGGCCTacttgggtgggctggtagaaattttgggtgggcaacatagcaaaacggtcaaattggatcaaaatggACATACggtaacacaaaacacaaacacagaaaaatcgatactacctagcttgagttgctacagccaacaaccagggataggcagtatttctgatacatgtatttcATCATCACGACATCACCATGAAGGAATTGTGGCAGATTGAGTTCATGTTCAGAAGAGAAGTTAGGTAAAAAAGTAACTTTCTCAGTAATGCCTTATAAACAAAAAAGGACCATCCATTTTGGTCAAGTTTACAGTGATGGGTTAAGTGATTAAGTGATTTCAGTGTGGAAGGGGCTGCATATGGGTCATTATTCAATTAGGGGAACTTTTATGTCCCCAGGTTATAAATTCATGTTAGAAATActatattacaaaataaatagtttagtTATTTCAAATAATGTTTATTGCACCACCAAAAAAAGTAATACACTAAAAtctttattatttatatttttaaaactgtttttaacACCAATATTTGGCTACTTAGGCCTTGTCCCCAACCCAGACTTTCAAACTTTTCTGTTCTTAAAATGTGATTAAATGTTATCATTTCATTAAAAAATCACAACATATGTTTAAATAGTAACTTAAAAATGCATTTTATGCATTATTTTGGTTCACATCTATACAATTTGTGAATATTTTTAACAATTTAGTATTGTCCCCCAACAATACCGTCATTACCGCGACAGTCTATGATTACTACTAGGATTTTTTTAGGATAAGACTTGTTTGTGCTGTAACCATGGAAATGAATAGTGACAGGGAAGCACATGTCAGCCATGAGAGAAGAGTGATATCTGATGTCTGAAAAAGTAAGTAATTTAATCATGTGTTCCTTCTGATCATGGAGTAGACTTATTCAGCGGCATTACCATAAATGCTGTTGCA
The sequence above is a segment of the Alosa sapidissima isolate fAloSap1 chromosome 2, fAloSap1.pri, whole genome shotgun sequence genome. Coding sequences within it:
- the LOC121688769 gene encoding potassium/sodium hyperpolarization-activated cyclic nucleotide-gated channel 1-like isoform X2; this encodes MKTDEKQSSTVSHRRANDTMENAGNDIEVEIEDKPYSRCGRVKSHLFELFLPKFNKQSSYIFGSEIAFNAECDRQRQAGVFVIHPLSSIRHNYVLVMVILTFLNLLSIPMEIAYSEEVVGAARTLWKLFNVFSDLLFLLDIYLNFRMGILSDSNEEHWNDKDTKSLQGAKIMRILMFARILSLVRLLRVSRLVRFFSELEQMSNANLEGVRIFLRVIGLFMMMFILCHWNGCIQYFVPLLANFPPDCWVKHEDLMNSTSTEKYTFGIFRALSHMIGISYGSENPPTNEVELWIVMTSMVSGALMYAIMVANAAAMMSNVDAPSKVYKNKLNHLDDYMTYRKLPRDLRKRMHDYYQARYGGKWFDEREILSLLSKSLKEEILNVLCASMLECTPMFQDRDSSFINAILLELHYEVFLKGDVIVHQNAPGDRMFFIEHGQVLVATDTFKIELCDGNYFGEICLLTRGKRVASVTALSTCHLFSLSVDSFNKVLECFPDVHQDIMSTALARQADLENAENECYTVPCTETESCETVENPTTSGLNDHAEEELGEPSLGTWRLNWMK
- the LOC121688769 gene encoding potassium/sodium hyperpolarization-activated cyclic nucleotide-gated channel 1-like isoform X1 is translated as MKTDEKQSSTVSHRRANDTMENAGNDIEVEIEDKPYSRCGRVKSHLFELFLPKFNKQSSYIFGSEIAFNAECDRQRQAGVFVIHPLSSIRHNYVLVMVILTFLNLLSIPMEIAYSEEVVGAARTLWKLFNVFSDLLFLLDIYLNFRMGILSDSNEIAIIDVKVIAKNYLKTWFIPDAIASFPVDFIIAIAEHWNDKDTKSLQGAKIMRILMFARILSLVRLLRVSRLVRFFSELEQMSNANLEGVRIFLRVIGLFMMMFILCHWNGCIQYFVPLLANFPPDCWVKHEDLMNSTSTEKYTFGIFRALSHMIGISYGSENPPTNEVELWIVMTSMVSGALMYAIMVANAAAMMSNVDAPSKVYKNKLNHLDDYMTYRKLPRDLRKRMHDYYQARYGGKWFDEREILSLLSKSLKEEILNVLCASMLECTPMFQDRDSSFINAILLELHYEVFLKGDVIVHQNAPGDRMFFIEHGQVLVATDTFKIELCDGNYFGEICLLTRGKRVASVTALSTCHLFSLSVDSFNKVLECFPDVHQDIMSTALARQADLENAENECYTVPCTETESCETVENPTTSGLNDHAEEELGEPSLGTWRLNWMK